One genomic region from Gadus morhua chromosome 9, gadMor3.0, whole genome shotgun sequence encodes:
- the pex11a gene encoding peroxisomal membrane protein 11A, whose translation MDTFVKISNQSQGRDRIFRATQYACALLKYLLRNSSERKKLLAKLQSLESSMSSGRKLLRLGNTVSAIETAKRTIHLADPVLNLCLTIANINRALYFLCDNVLWARSLGLVRDIDAERWSRNASRFYFVTLVLNLTRDVYETSQMMAQRARDKHMQERMRQHLNQSPEVAEVLVPQLDAFLFLLQESFRDNPAVALDTLKNICDLFIPMNHLGIYKTNGGVVGFCGLVSSLLGIVTLLKPSLKIKP comes from the exons ATGGACACGTTTGTGAAAATCTCGAATCAAAGTCAAGGACGTGATAGGATTTTCAG GGCGACCCAATATGCTTGTGCTCTGTTGAAATACTTACTCCGAAACAGTTCAGAAAGGAAGAAACTCCTTGCAAAACTGCAAAGTCTGGAGTCGAGCATGAGCAGTGGGAGAAAAT TGCTCAGACTGGGGAACACTGTGAGCGCCATCGAGACGGCAAAGAGAACCATCCATCTGGCCGACCCCGTGCTCAACCTGTGCCTGACCATAGCCAACATCAACCGTGCTCTCTACTTCCTCTGCGACAACGTGCTCTGGGCCAGAAGCCTGGGCCTGGTCCGAGACATCGACGCCGAGCGCTGGAGCCGGAACGCCTCGCGCTTCTACTTCGTGACGCTGGTGCTGAACCTGACCAGGGATGTTTACGAGACCTCCCAGATGATGGCGCAGAGGGCGAGAGATAAGCACATGCAGGAGAGAATGCGCCAGCACCTCAACCAGAGTCCTGAGGTGGCAGAGGTTCTCGTCCCCCAGCTGGAcgcctttctcttcctcctccaggagAGCTTCAGGGACAATCCTGCCGTTGCCTTGGATACCCTGAAAAATATTTGCGACCTGTTCATTCCAATGAACCACTTGGGTATATACAAAACGAATGGCGGAGTGGTTGGGTTCTGTGGGCTGGTGTCATCTCTGTTAGGGATCGTAACACTGCTGAAGCCTAGCCTAAAAATCAAGCCGTGA